The Drosophila yakuba strain Tai18E2 unplaced genomic scaffold, Prin_Dyak_Tai18E2_2.1 Segkk8_quiver_pilon_scaf, whole genome shotgun sequence DNA window attatattcgaaattctcttggtcgtttattgcatctatgctttgttacaagtcctgaaagtgtctttctgactagagtagcacctcttagtcaaccgAAGATCCTTACCATCCAACattcgaggtgacaatcgacacaggtaccgtacCGTACCATAAAAGTGAGGCAGaataaatcaatcaaacgaattcattgctttcgtaaggcaaactttcggaggctaaatctttttatatctggcttgAATTgaaacctccttggtttaataaagagttgacacatctaagaaatgttaagtccagactttatacaaaatttaaaaataccggttctcagtctatattttctaaatatgtaagtgctcggttaaattttaccgtgcttaatgctcagtgttatacgaattatttaaacagttgtaagttccagttcgcacaggatcccaaactgttttataatttcgttaacactaagcgcagGGTAGCTGgtacccttcctcgctattttttgaaaatactacgGTAATATctgatcaggcaatagccgatctatttgccaagttttttcaaaccacatattctacgttatATTCggatttaatattctgtcccactctaAACAAAAGCTtactgctttatgatctttagCGAGTTAAGCCTATTTATTCGTCAGGTCCCGACGAAATTCCTGGCTTAGActctgtgcggaagccttgtgcaaacctctactaAAATTGTtcaacttatctctggaatcttcacagttcccccatatatggaaggagtcctttgtgattcCTCttcataaaaaaggtagcaaataggatgcaagcaattacagaggaatctccaaaaTGTCTGTTATCCCTAACCTTTTTATAGCATTTGCAGCACCATTGTAGGTCTtttatatcaccatgtcagcatgggttcatgaaacgcagatcaacaactactaaccttctctggagctaacctccttcgtagttcagggctttaaaaataatcttcaaacagatgcCATCTATACAGATTTTATTAAAGCATTCGAgtctgttaatcattcaccTTTAGTAAagaaacttgatttattaggtttccctgttgatctcctagATTtaattctaagttatctgaatggcaggacgcaacgggtcctctttaaaaattctctttcttgtattctccgagttTATTAACGATCTTCCCCTAAAATAAAGCATTCGCGTGAACTTATGTATGCGGATGATGTATAATTATGCCtccagtataaggacatttctcgccatttggacttacaatccgatctagatagctttcaaacctggtgccgtgaaaacgtattaaacttaaatggctttaagtgtaaagttatgagcttttgtcgtgccaacttaatgcacgcgacttacactctaagtgggtgctctttggacagaataacacatgttgatgatcttggtgttcttctggaccctaaacttaaattttcagaccatatttcgtctattgtcaataaggccaggggtgtgcttggttttaaaaaacggtggtcaaaggaatttgatgatccttacatgaccaaaaccttatttacatctctagtccgtccgatcctcgagtatggatcacctgtttggagtccacaatatgaagtttactcggaccgcattgaatcaGTTCAAAATaacttactttttgccttacgtcgccttaattgggatgcaaaccttagattacctccttattcaagaagactaatgttaattaacttaccctcctaAGCTAAacgtagaacgatgcttggaacagctgtacgatacacggcagcgcgtgggactcgcgcgaaaaaaaaagatactttcaactcagcgtAAACAACCCGTCCCGTTACTCAGcaagtggaagtgcgaaggaaagtctttaacactgacagtttttggtggctTGTAGTCGTTAAAGTGGGCGTcgcaaaaaggtttttgtcaaatcgatagaaatttacaagaccaatacaaaaatgaaaaaaatatcaaaacatttttcaaaagtgtgggcggtttgtgggcgtggcaaaaagtttattggcaaatcgatagaaatttacaagaccaatacaaaaataaaaaaatatcaaattatttttcaaaagtgtgggcgtggcagttttgggcgttagagtgggcgtggcaacatgaatcgacaaacttgcgctgcttctatgtctctggagtctgtatgcttattatcaactttctagcttttgtacttcctgagatctcgacgttcatacggacggacatggtcagatcgacttggctattgatcctgatcaagaatatatatactttatttggtgagaaacgcttccttctgcctgttacatacttttcaacgaatctagtgtacccttttactctacataAGGGGTATaaaaacgcgcggcttagTGCAAATCCTGATACAATCGCAGTCGCTGCGCAGTACGAAATTGTATGGctggcatacattttttcctgtattggcgGCTAATtattcttcaaaaatattaaatgaagtaaaattgaatgattattttaaacaaatagtGCATACATTTTAGCTACCTTATtgacaaaaacgaaaaaaaaaattttttttctttaaaatgtattttttgtttttaaaacattaaatatgtaccatattagCATATTCAGAGAAAACatatgaaaagtatttgtcgaaattggataaaaattgagaaaacttcctcaaaaacattaatttatgAGTATAAAATCTACTATTTATCTCAACACATAATCGGAAGGTACtaaaattactaaaaaaaatattttaaaaaaaattttgaaaatatctcaactggtTCGAGAGTTATGACTTTTGTAACCTTTTGTATCTAAGGCGCCACTGTGCGGCGCGTACTGAAAGTGATCTCTATTGACGACATCGGATCGTCTTACCTTGTCACTAAAGAACGACATTGCGTAATCTCTTATTTAGGGTTTCCTAACGCAGTCTTCCCGGATTGCTGCGCAGATCAACTTGAATCCTACTCTTGACAAAAGTAAAGCTTATGTGTTTCGTAATCTTAATGGCGGGAATCCGCGGGAAGATGATGCATTTTGAATACCGTAAGTGTTGGCAGATAGAAAGATTGGCACTTTACATAAGCGGAGCTCCTAGAATTTTAATTCGATACAAACATCAAAGCTCGGTCAAAGTCTTCATTTAACGAATGAGTGAGTTAGTACCTAaaacaaacatacaaaaaacTAATGTTAACAAAAGAACCAAAAAGGCCATTGGTTTGATTAATTgcccatttttattttgcttgaATAATGTAACGCCACtattttttgcctttcgtttaaaaataaaaaaccgcAAGCTGAACCTGACATGTTAACAAACTAATGTGTAAGAACACATATATGGTAATTATGCATGCACACGCATGAGGACcgtttaacatttttattatggAATAGTAATCAATGAATTCTCCTTAACAATACGAAAGGTTGGAATAAAACACTTTaatgatatataatatatgataataatatatactatTCGCACACAAAAGTGTGAATTGCGAGGTGATCATAGGTATATTATTTTGATAGGAACAACATTATcgtaaatgcaaatgcatttactTAATTTCAACAGCCCCGCGTTAGCTTAGTATTACACACAAATTTCCTAAATATGGTATATGTACCCGACAAAACCTTGGTCGCACAAATTCCCTTTCAATATATGATTTAATATTGTTAgaagatttttaaaaactacCTCTTTGCAGATTGGGCGAATGAGAGCGATTATGCTTCGACTTAAAAATTCCAATACCATACAGTGGcattacaaaatttaacaaataaaaaatggtggtaatattattgttcttagagtttgtaataaataataattaataatataaaagccACATCAACATCAAGCTAGTCTGGAGCCCCAATTaaggcaaagaaaaataatttattgtttttataatattcACTAAATATTATAAGATAAAAACTGGACCTAATTCGTATAAATTAATTAGGAAAAAGTAATAATTGTTATCTATGTAGGTAGGATTATACCACTTTAGCTTACCTagattttttttggcaatacCTTGGCCAAACCGAAAACTAAGTATTACGCTATTtccatataaaataaatattgatgaaactactttttatttaatttacattttataactTCATGAATTAGGCATACAAATTAACGAGCTTGTGTAGTCGAACATTAGCTTGATTCCGAAATCGctctgctttaattttatgtaAGTTATGTCCTTtaccataaaaataaaatggtacTGTGCTTTTTCGTTTTAAAACCATTTGATTTCCTAATGTGAAATGCATATAGTCAACTTCGTGGGTGATACGAGTTCGAGTTGAATTAAGAATGGGCATTCCTTTTAcatcaataaatttatttcttgtCTTTTGCTGTTGAACAATGTTTGAATTTGTTTGGTTAGCAATATACTGATAGGACCTTTGCGTCATcagaccaataaaaaatgcCTTAACAATATTCTGGAGGTTCGTAGACCCCTCAATTTTGGCGTATAAATCCTTGATACCTATAACATTACAAATTGTTTGAATCGCCCGGTGACATACTAGGCCATATCCATCAGGtttctgaaaacaaaaaattttagtttttccgAAATCTGTACGAAAGTCGTGGAAAATTGTTCTATTTTCACAGAGGTTTATGTTGATTAGTTTTTGGCCTGCTCGGTTCTTTGATTTTCGAAGGGCCGTACGAACTTCTGGCGCTTTAGCGGTAGCAAATCCGGCCAAACCATTACAATTTCCAGTGACTGAAAGAACGGAATATCTTCGTTTTCTTCCCATATTTCCTTTcataatgaaaacaattttgttttctaaAACTCTTGTATCAAATGATATAAACTCTTCGTCGCCAACAGGATCAGGAGGTCCAATGCTTCGTCCGGGCATTTTACTTCCAGACCACCCTCGGTCTATTGGATTTAGTTTCATCATTTTAAAGTTTCCCATTGAATCACGtaattttaatattccatTTTCTCTATCTAAATTCTCGCTAAGTTTCTCTTGATTTATTAGTTCGTTTCCACGAATAAGAGGTGAATTCAATCCAGGCCATATGCGACCACATTTTCCAAATCCGATAGTTTGCCCTTTGTTAAGATCCTTTGCAACTTTTTTTCCACTTCCTTTCCCACGAcctcttttttttccagcATTGCTAACCGCAGTTACTCCTCGCCAAATGTCTTCAGCAGGTactaaaagaaaaccaaaaaaaaaaaaggtttcaATTGGTTGattcaatttatattaacgACATTTACGGTCTTTCTTTATATTATACCGCAGTTGTCgtaaatttttagttttgtcaACAGTAAGTGGTAAGTGGtctttatacatttttaataaaattgttgaaattaataaaattttaaaaactatttcatttTGGTATATCATTTATGTAAAGCgcatgaaatttttaaatttccagCATATCGACAATATACTGGCAGTCCAAGTACAACGCACACCAAGAGAGTCCAAATAcaccaaaaaattaaaatctgcTTTAGTAGTCCGATCATAACGAGTGATAGACCAATCGGAAGGTCCCTCAAAACCTAAAAGGATTGGAATTGGTTCAAAAAAAAGTAGGTGAAAAggaaagtaaaattaaaagaaagtaagaaaaaaggaaaatttatataaatttgggCTGATAgagccaaaaaaatatttaaaaaatcgtgtcatataacttttttttattagggGCAAAGTatattcccaaaaaaaaagattttggGAAACTTTTcaagaattaaatttttgtcaGTTTCTGCAACCACACCCCACACaaaacggacggacatggccagatcggctattgatcctgatcaaaaatatgtatactttatatgggAAAACGCTTACTTCTTCGTGTTACATAATTTACAACGAATGTACCTCTTAcactgagtaacgggtataaataataaagtaaaattcCTGTACATTTGTTTAAGATTAAGTAatcatatatttaattcaattaaataatgcagtacatatatacattagAAACTAGGTTACACAGAAATAGGGAAACAATGAAACAGAGATTGCATTTTCTATTTCcgtgaaaaagtttattttgagttcgttttgttatttttttttttgcgtatatttgtatattttcaaggaaataggaaaatatatatgttagAAAGAGTGGCCTATTATGCGTAAACTTCCCTTCAGTAAAACTTCTTGGAAATTGTAATACCAGGTGTGAATGTAAGGTTcgtatgaaattaaaaatatatttcggtAATGCCTCTTTTGTCTCTTTCTCACGCGGTTATTCAACTCTTAGTTCTATGTATGTGAAAAGTGGTGTCATCAACTTTCAACTTTGAAGAAATAACAATACTTAACAGaacagagaaaaaacaaaagagaacgctatagccGAGTTCCTTGAATActagatacccgttacttagctggtggaagtgcgaagagaaatgtcaacactgaccgtttctggcggtttgtgggcgtaagagtggcaaatcgatagatatatacaagactaacaaaaaaatattaaacatttttcaaaagtgtgggcgtggcagctttgggcggttcgagaacgttagagtgggcgttgtAACGAActaattttgtttgtctgctcgctacggaatacgtgcggctagctcagtagagtttgtgcgttcgtcccaccaagTTTATAGAaaaacgtgatcacccggttaccagtaataacactcgcagtttcgttctcgggtctttatttgagctcagtttacaatgtACTTCAATTGTCCGGaccgcgctatcgcccggatacgTCGCAGaccctgtagcaagacgcccagtgaaagacgaacgttccaccctacctttctcTTCTGTCGGtgcggtcggacctggatgtcgtgctcggcggcctggttccactgtcttgccgctttcgtcgtcctgggtggcgcggaccttcgttgtggGCGCTtgtcgcgtgggctgagaattgttgtcgtacgcagactcacggaagctcacggttgtgatccccaaggcaaacgcctgtggaacagcaacgcgtcaagcccacgtctggttcggactggcggcgccggtaccacgcctgcttggattgcacggtcacaccaggctatcgcctggtttaagcacgcgatctcctacacagtccaccgggtctacaccacaatccctgccgcttcctcgggTGCCCGCTTAGGTCTAGCCTCTCCTGttgtttgcctcctggctactcgtgcttcgtcgtttggacctcagctacctgcgtctcagttcggagaccttctcgtcccgaacgtcttgacgtagcgatcttgctccttggtgactatcacggtcgtagctcctctgctgacttcgttctaacgttgttgactcgtacacttgctttccttgactgttCCTCtcgcttccagcgctcggcctgtttatataggcctcctctaacggtttatccctttgatctccagtctccggatccaaagtccgtgattttaccgttggcccggtccaaagttcgatttgtcccgttatttgcttttgagcctgctgactctccaaactctcttttcagcaagtccggagtctccatcctctctctctccacttcccgagtctccaaactctcttcctctagagtctccaaactctctttctccaacccagagtctccaaactctctttctccagcccagagtctccaaactctctttctccgggcttcgcactgccgttactacgctttgccttgttgcgtaactggcaacggcaggccctccttatgcgatcactatttgcatttgtgcggagttgtaactcctcacatctccccctttcttcgggaaaatcCGGCCCTGCGGTTACAGCGGAACACTCTTGGGATTCCGTCAACGCTCACAGCTCCGTCTCgagttccacagcgccgatctcctttGAGTATATTCCTCGTtcttaatttcaaactttgcCGCTCATTCGTACTTCCGTGATGCTTCTTCGTTCTACGCTCTTCTTCCCGCCTTCCACATTTTCGTCTTCTCGTCATCTGGTCACACCATTCGCCGTTGATCGATTGTTACCGATAGATCCCGATAACTTCCGTTggggcggcgttgccacttggTGACCCTGGTTTTTCcgtagtgtgacccgtcatgtgctgTTTTTTCCGATGTCTTTGCCCATCGATTtacactatcgagtgccgatcgaccgccttgtaatcgaggcgcccccttccctaagcACATGGTGACTCCGCAAATGCTGACAACAGAAGGAATTTTAGGTAAGTTTTCCTCTTAgaaatttcccttttcccttcctTCATTCCACTTCCTCTTGGCAGCTTAGGACTCCCCCCCCCTCCTTCGATGGACCCAGATGTCGCGGATGGCTGCTTTCTCTTCGGGATTTCGCCTTCGGCATACACGTGAGTGCCCTATTTGggttttatatatacattttcctTCTCTTGTGTTTGCGCATGCTGACCTTTTGCTCTTCCTTGCTTTAGATGGCATCGACATAGACCCCTTTTCCTGGAGAAGGACCAGCACTTGCGGAAGGACTCTCTTTCCGGCCGCCCTTCGACCCACACGTGAGTTCCTGCCTGTGCTTTTCTTCTCTTTCATGTGCCCACTAACATTTACTCCTCTTCTCTTCCAGATTTCGCCCACATGTGCGCGTTCGTGTAATCCGTCcttttaaataatgtgctacgtgtttttgtgtttgcgtttcgtattattattttttttattatttaactcCGGGCGGGATCAGCTACCTGGACATCGTTCACCAACCCAAACAATCGGATCCCAGTCGCCGCTACCCTTACTCGGAACCTTTCGTTTCCGCGGTGCAGGACCACGCACCGGCTGCTACCTCGGCGCTTGGCGTCCCGGATCACCGGCTCATCCATAACTCCCGCGGGCCATTCCGCCTCCGGAATCGGAGCCCATCGCTGGACCTCTGATGCAGACGCCGTCAGCACCCAGGACGGCCGGGATGCGAGGACACCCACCGCTGGAGCGGATGACTGCCGCTGGAGTCCGGGCCTTGGGGTGTCCTTGGGTGATGGCCACACCCATGgccccttctccagctcggcCACAGTGTCCGGAGTTGGCGGAGCCCAACCGCCATGGACCGGCGCCTCTTCTTCTTTGGGCCCTTCGGACCCAACCGGCCATGTCCACGTGACGACCTGTTGCCGCCATCGTCTGCCTCCTTCAGTGTACTCCCTCACTTGGTGCGACATCCTGGCGTGCGGGGTCGGAGGGTCCTTGTTTTCCACGGGGTCCTGGGGTTCCGGGTGGGTTGGTGGAGCCGTGGGTGGACGGGCGGTCGGCACCGGGTTGGGTGAGGGGCTGGGTGGCCAGTGCCGTGGCCTGGGCGTAGGTGGGATCCTCGCTGACGCTATGGGTGACGGGGGTGGGGACGGCTCCGGGGTCTCTTCCTTCACCACTTCCTCCGAGTGTATGTACCGCGGAGTGGCGGGTACCTCTCCCCCTTTGCCACCGGCTTCTCCCTCCTCGTGCCAGGGGACCAGCTCCCATGCCGCGCACTTCTCCTCCTCTGCCCTTTCGAGCTCCTGGAGCCACCTtctctcctcctcctccttggtcCTCGCCCTCTGCTGGATTTCGTGCATGGCCGCCATGGCTGCCCGCTGCTGCATGCGGACGCGCGCTCCCTTAGGGGCCTCGTACTCCTCCCTCGCTGCCATCCGTTCCGGATGCGGGGCTTCCCTGGCCACCACTCTGTCGGCCTCCAGTCTCCGCATCTTCACGATGGCGTTTGCCATCGCTGCTGACGTCCCCCCGCTTCCTCTAGGGTTCTGCCTCGCCTCCTCAAACACAGGCGCGGTCCCCGGAAGAATCCGGTTATCGGCTCCGCTCCTGGCCCTCTTCAGCCGCCAGGTCCTCATTTCTTTCTTCGGGTCCTCCTCCCACTCCAGCTCGCTTTCGTCCGACGTGAATACGGGCTCCGGGTCCTCTCCCCGATCGTCCTCGGCACCACGCCTCGGAGCTAGGGTGGGCCGAGGGTTAGGCATACGCCTACCCCCCGACCGTCCTTGCCCCTCGTCGGGTCCTTCGACCCTCTGACCCCTAGTGGCCAGCCTCGTCGTGTGGTGCAATTCGGCAGTTGCGCTTATCTTGGTTGTCGAACTT harbors:
- the LOC120322354 gene encoding 28S ribosomal protein S5, mitochondrial-like, encoding MTRRRKCGRREEERRTKKHHGIPAEDIWRGVTAVSNAGKKRGRGKGSGKKVAKDLNKGQTIGFGKCGRIWPGLNSPLIRGNELINQEKLSENLDRENGILKLRDSMGNFKMMKLNPIDRGWSGSKMPGRSIGPPDPVGDEEFISFDTRVLENKIVFIMKGNMGRKRRYSVLSVTGNCNGLAGFATAKAPEVRTALRKSKNRAGQKLININLCENRTIFHDFRTDFGKTKIFCFQKPDGYGLVCHRAIQTICNVIGIKDLYAKIEGSTNLQNIVKAFFIGLMTQRSYQYIANQTNSNIVQQQKTRNKFIDVKGMPILNSTRTRITHEVDYMHFTLGNQMVLKRKSTVPFYFYGKGHNLHKIKAERFRNQANVRLHKLVNLYA
- the LOC122319692 gene encoding actin cytoskeleton-regulatory complex protein pan1-like, whose translation is MPNPRPTLAPRRGAEDDRGEDPEPVFTSDESELEWEEDPKKEMRTWRLKRARSGADNRILPGTAPVFEEARQNPRGSGGTSAAMANAIVKMRRLEADRVVAREAPHPERMAAREEYEAPKGARVRMQQRAAMAAMHEIQQRARTKEEEERRWLQELERAEEEKCAAWELVPWHEEGEAGGKGGEVPATPRYIHSEEVVKEETPEPSPPPSPIASARIPPTPRPRHWPPSPSPNPVPTARPPTAPPTHPEPQDPVENKDPPTPHARMSHQVREYTEGGRRWRQQVVTWTWPVGSEGPKEEEAPVHGGWAPPTPDTVAELEKGPWVWPSPKDTPRPGLQRQSSAPAVGVLASRPSWVLTASASEVQRWAPIPEAEWPAGVMDEPVIRDAKRRGSSRCVVLHRGNERFRVRVAATGIRLFGLVNDVQVADPARS